A single region of the Buteo buteo chromosome 16, bButBut1.hap1.1, whole genome shotgun sequence genome encodes:
- the FGF4 gene encoding fibroblast growth factor 4 produces the protein MPLPAALLPALFLGLLWPGAVRGRPPPGRLPAGPRQRRWDAALFARSVARLPAERRDAARDGDYLLGIKRLRRLYCNVGIGFHIQVLPDGRIDGIHSENRYSLLEISPVERGVVSIFGVRSGLFVAMNSKGKLYGSTHFNDECKFKEILLPNNYNAYESRIYPGMYIALSKNGRTKKGNKVSPTMTVTHFLPRI, from the exons ATGCCTCTCCCCGCGGCGTTGCTACCGGCGCTGTTCCTGGGGTTACTCTGGCCGGGGGCGGTCCGCGGCCGGCCCCCCCCGGGTCGCCTCCCCGCCGGACCCCGCCAGCGCCGCTGGGACGCGGCTCTTTTCGCCCGCTCCGTCGCTCGCCTCCCGGCCGAGCGCCGCGATGCCGCCCGCGACGGCGACTACCTCCTGGGGATCAAACGGTTGCGGCGCCTCTACTGCAACGTGGGCATCGGTTTCCACATCCAGGTCCTGCCCGACGGCCGAATCGACGGGATCCACAGCGAGAATCGATACA GTCTGCTGGAAATCTCCCCGGTGGAAAGAGGAGTGGTGAGCATATTTGGTGTTAGAAGTGGACTCTTCGTGGCCATGAATAGCAAAGGCAAACTCTATGGATCT acCCATTTCAATGACGAGTGCAAATTCAAAGAGATTCTCCTGCCAAACAACTACAATGCTTATGAATCCAGGATTTATCCCGGGATGTACATAGCCCTGAgcaaaaatggaagaacaaaGAAAGGCAATAAAGTATCTCCCACAATGACAGTGACACATTTTCTTCCTAGAATCTGA